A region of the Clupea harengus chromosome 7, Ch_v2.0.2, whole genome shotgun sequence genome:
atggggaacacacacacacacactcataaacatacACGTATGAACACACCAGCAAATACCAATAATTACAGATGtcttacacacctacacaaaacataaaacaatttCTCTTGTAATTCATTTTTACCCCCCAGATGAAGACAAgatgtttgtattttttcctAAGTAATAAGCCCCCTCTAATGGCCGCGCCCCCGGACCTTCTCTGTCCCAAAAAAGGCAATTTTGAGAATTTCGAGACGCATAATGAGGCCCATAATGCCCCACGGTCATTAAGTTGCGACCCACATTTCGTCGACCTCAGTTTTTTTCCTGCACTATTCTTTACCAAATTAGCTAGTTACAAAAACATATATGCTGACTTCTTTCCAACACACAAAACTGCATATAATAGCTAATCTCAGTCACATGCTAActggaaaatacaagaaaataCGTTACCCAGCAACATAACCACTGTAATTTGctaacattttacttttttaacAGAATTATTTATTGTATTAGATTCAATAGGCCACCAGTGGCATCCCTATAGACAGCTAGTAAGTCAACGCTCTCCCCACTCACGGTACAGCACTACCCCAGCCAACACTTAGGACTGTCACAGGTAATGCATCTGCCTCTCACGCagaactctctgtctctctccgaaGAGCTCCCGTATCTCTTTGTGATAGAGGCATCAGAACtttccatttcaaaataaaagctacTGTTCATATTTTTTCATTAAAATTCTTTAAAGTTCTGAACAACACAGTGCAACCCATTCAGAATGATTCTGTGACGCACCAGATGACAAACACTGCTGTAGCTGATGCTCCTACCTTTCCCAGCACCTTATCTTCTGAATAGGACCAACAAAGAGGGAGAACATGGCCCCTCAACATAGAGCATATTGTAAAGTTAAAGGAAAGACATTCAAATACTCATTTTGTTGGCCTCTCCATACATCACAGCAAGCTCCAAAGACAAGTAAAAATGGACACAACTAAAATAATAAGTACACTACATTCAATACCATTTGTCTCAAATAGACCTTTTTCCCAAACATAGTTTACAGCTGGCAAAATGATTATCCTCAAATAGTTcaactttgtctttgtctttgtctacGGTAGCTGATCAGAAAGACAGATACAACCTACACCACACCATCCTTGGTTCCACTGCCATTTTGCCAAGCTGGTCATTAGCCTAGTATTCTGAAAGTTCAACACCAGCCACTAAAGTGACGCAGAATTGTACATCAGGAGGAATGTGTACAATAACAAAGGGACAAAGAGCATTGGGGAAAAGGAAAGTGTACCACTGTACTTAATCCATTCCCCCACCCTTCTTATCCCATCCATCTCTAACTCTCCATCCACACTGTTACCTCCAGACTGGGCTGTAGGCTGAGGTAGGCGCGCAGGACCTTCTCACTGCTGCGGATGCGCAGGGAGGCTCTCTCCGGCTCAAAGCTGGGAGTCACCACATTCTGGAACGGCTCGCTGGTGATGTCATTCCCCAGGAGGGCGTAGTAGAAGAAGAAGTCCATCCCTTCCGTGGAGAGCTTTGTTGTTCTGCCTATAAGCTGAAGCACACAGCCAGAGGACCAGAATGATCAGGTCAACACAGCAGCATGCTCCTCCTTAACGGGCAATGCACGGAACAGCTCATCTAAGCATCACATCTTTTAAAAGTTCTGTGTTGATGAAGCAGGAGGGATTGCTTGTGTCTTTCCCTACATTTACTTCAGGGTATTTGTAGTCTCTATTAAAAACTAGAAATAGATATTCAGAAATTAGCTAGTTAATCTTGCACCAAAATAACAAGCTATGCTTCAAAGAAACGTAAACATCTGAAGGAAATTGCACAATGCCTAATTTACACATAGTTAGGAACATGGGCAGATTTGGTTCTACATTTGAAAAcattccagaaaaaaaaaaaaacattttgtcatGAATGGGGTCAATGATCCTTGAACAGCAGTGATGGCAAGCGGTAACGGCCTGACATGCCTAACATGGTAATGGCTAtggggcacagacacaggctgggAAGCGGCTAAACGAGGAGTGTACCTGCTCCAGTTTCGACACGCAGGCCACCGTGACGGAGAGGATGAAGAGCTCTGTGCAGCTGTCTGTAGGGCCGAGCTGGTGATAGCCCTCCTCTTCGTTAAGGACCAGCTGCAGTCTACCCATCACCACTGGGGAGCCTCCAGAAAGAGAGAACGGCTTTTCACTACAATCAATCATTGACACAGCAAACATGGCTGCAGGAACAAAGAACCAACTAGAACTGAATCTGTGGCTGAATGTGTGGCCCTAAAAAGTCAAATCCAAATCCGGGCTGGATGCACTTGGCAAGATGAATTACTTTCaggaaatacaaataataaccTCTTGAAATCAAATAAGTTGGACCTACCTTGTCTTGGCGGTGCTTTCCTGGCCTTAAATGGCTCGGGGTTTTGCTTCACGTCATTCTCCAACAGCATGGACAGCAACACGGCTGGCTTTAGCTTGGTGTACTTGCTGCTTAGCAAGGGAAACCACCTTGGAGGCTGAGCGATGACATGAGAGGTCTTCAAGTCAAAGAAATCTCTTCATGCATTTCGATTCACACTCTTATCCAAATGTCACGAAATCACAACATAAAGTTCCTGTGGTAGCATCAACGCCACTGCTTAGCACACAATAGGCCAACATTGAATTGAGGACAGTGTCAATTCAGCTTAGCAGTCAAAGGGTCTTTAACaaaggcatacctgtttgactTCCTGGATGGATCTGAGGTCGAGAATGATGTACCCTACGCACTCTTTCTGGCTAGTGGTTGTGTCCACAGCAAAACACTGCAATTTGATGGGCGTACGCTGGAGTCTACAGGAAAGGTGTACCAGTGAAACACTGACCAACAAAAGACCTACACAGGGCTTGTTCCAGACAAATGTTTTATACAGAACAACCCACATTCCCTCAGACTACTAATGTATGCATGTTACTAACCTGTGTTGGTGCAGAGTCCTGCGATCAAGCTCCCATGCCAACTCTGTGCAGAACTGTGGTTGTTCCTTATGATCCACGGGGTCTGTGAAGAGCTGTTCACCGTCAAACTTGGCCTGAACTGTCAGAGCGTGGCGCTGGATCTTGGGGAAGTTACGACCtacatgaagagagaggaaagcaaATCAAATAATGGCAACTTTAGGGCACGTCAAATTACGCTCAGATAAAGATTTCAATGTATGCAAGAGCTTCAGACCTGGAATGTATCATATAACATGCACAAAATGACTACTGGTCAacaagctagctaacattacatCACTTCAGTGCGAACGTACTCACTAACTCGTACGTTGTATTGAAATTTGTAAGAATATGAGTCTCGAGTTGGCAACGAGTTCGAATACAGTAACACATGGGGTCAGGTAAGAATAACTGTTACTGGGAAATGGTCCACCTAGGTTGCTATCTTGCTAACCTAAACATCGCTTACTGACTCGCATCTCTACTGGGAAACTATTGACAACAGACGCCAAACATATCACGGTGAGCGTTCACTGCTATCATTAACGTCATTTATCTGAGGTCAGCCAAGTTGGAGTACTTATCCATGGCTACCTGACCTAAACAACAGTAACAACAGTTGCTGCTAGTCAGGACTTAAACAACCACAATTGACATTAAAGGTGAACAATCAACCAACACAGAGTCTGTGAATTCACTTCCATACATAACTAGCTAACTAGGAAAGGTGCTTTTACCTTCGAGAATGGAAACAACGATGAGAAGATGATCGGATTTAGAAGCCATAGCTAAGTAGCTAGCATACGTTGGCCAACTTGGTTTACTTTATTTCACGTTGCTACTTCTGAGATAACTTGAACCTTTTGAAAAGattatttgaaagaaaaagtCAAAACTAAGACAACTGTTGGCTATTATTTCACGACGGGGTTGGACTAACGTTACATCGTACAACCCTGTTGCACTCAACCAATAGGTGTTACCGCCTCTGAAGCGTTCAAAACAATTAAACTTCCGGTTTCCAGAGCGCAGTTACACTAGCCTAAATAAGACATCCGTTTTCAAACTGTTGAAaacatgtcaaagtaaaagtccagtGGCTACCGCTCGTTATGAATggtatgaaaataaataaataaatacaaaattgaaaGGTCGATCATGATTTTGATGTCTGACTGTCGGGATTGTAGATTCTAATTGAAGCCAGTGAAATAGGCCTATGTATTTCACTGTTATTTTGGTTAACATGTGCTTTGctgtttctacaagtagatcctGTCAGTTGggctccacctgatctacttgtagaaaccctcggggTACACCTACCCGCCCccacaccacactgtcatacacccCATACCCTGTGCTAGCATTTACCtacaatgtaaataattgctaCTTATCCTTTTAAAAGTAACCTTACAATCGCACTGTATACCCACttaatacttgaatgctctcttaTCCaccaattttgtatgtatcatgtatataccatgttatgtttgtattgtattgtggaCATTTACCACATGCATGCTAGAATACTCATCCTGATACatgtatgatttcatctgccatgttcctgattgtccccccccccccccccttctcctccctccccttctgccacaactcccccccttctttttccatctctacCAGGCCAGCTTGAAAGCAGATGCAGGTGAACAAATATGCTGAAATGCTTTTCACTTCACAGAGTTTGGGCACAAATAGGCCTTTATAGCAATGCAAGTCGCAGAAACATGAATAGATCTTCTCAATGGGTAAGAAGCCTTCTTAAAGTTGACACATTCAAATTCAATGGAGTGTTAAGTACGGAGCCTCCTAGGAGTGTTTTTCTCAGAGCTACTTTTGCCCTTCCTCACAGAGGGTTTGCATTCCCTTGCAGTTTTGCTTTCCCTCGCAATAGCTTTGCATTCCTTTGCAAAATGTTTGCTTTGAAAGTGCAATAATATCTCTGAAAAAAATCACCACCATGACCCTTAGGGGGCCCCATAGTTCAGTGCTGTAAGAAAGGATGTATTTTGTTTTCTGGTGAGATATTTATCTGATTATGATAAGCCTACTAAAGCAGAGAAATAAAGCTTAGGCTAACAACAGCATTGGTGCAATTGGGCGATGCTTTAGgcctatacagtatatatgttaTGTATGAACATTTGCATTTCACACCTTGGGCCACCAGGTATTCTTCTATTGGTCAACTGTCTTACCTGGGTTTGGTAGCACAATATCTTGCCCCTCCCCATTGGTCCTGCATGCAACCTCAGGCATGATtagttgtttattattattattattattattattattattattattattgctgttgATGTCATGTTCTTTGGTATGGTATGTTATATTGATGGTTTGACAAAACATAACAAACAATTAATTACACAATTCTAATTACAATTACATAAttgcttttatatatatatatatatatatagagagagaaaaaaataaaatacagctAAATATAATTTATAAGAGATATAGAGTAGCCATATAAATCAATGTACAAATACACTCGACATAAGATATAAtgtaatacaatataatacCAAAGACTTTTAGTGAGGAAACACATAAAGGAAACACTGATCTCTTGTGAGTATTCTCAAGAAGGAGCCCCTGACTGCAAATCTatccacatgaacacatacatggTGATTCACAAGGTGCCTCTGGTCTGCATCCAGTATGTTCTGTAGCTCCCCACACAGTGTAGATGATTCTGTACCTGAAGATCTGGGCTGACCTTATGGGCCCTCAGCAGCCCCTCAGAGGGAGACAGTAAGCCCTCAGCCTACTGATCCAGTTCTTCAggccccttcctcccctccagcCTCATCAACATGGTCTACCGCtagtgccccacctgcccctccTCTTGTGGGTGGAGCAGATAGCCATCCGACTCCACAACAGACATGTcagccatcctctcctcctgaaCGGACCATCAAAACATCACGCGCCCCTAAGTGCTGCTGCAGTGCcgctcccctccttctctgctcCGGAGCAGGATGACCCCTCCCTGGAAGAAGCAGCTGCttcacagggaggagaggaagggaaaggtcCTGTCGGTAGACGATGGGTGCTAAGCAGACAATCGGTGGTAACAGGAAGTTATTCTGGTCAGGTGACTGgttttaaccaatcagagaccagttACCACTGATTGTCTGCTTACCACCCATCGTCTACCGACAGGCCCTTGACCCACAGAGGAAGCAAATTCAAACATAACCTTTTAATGACTCAAAACTGGGAACGTCAGACTTATCCCTAGAAGGCAGTGTATCGACCTGACCAGTCCAGATGTGCAACTCTCTCCAGATACACTGACGCCGGTGACTGAGGTTCCTGGAACAGCCGGATATTGTCTCAGGTTTGAGAAACTGTCCAGAGTTAAATGTGCAGAGCACACTAACAACTTTgaattaatgttaatgttcgAGGTCCTGTTCAAGATAGTAATATAGACAGTTCACTCCTTTGGAAAGGGTATGAAAAGTGCCAACACCCCCTTCACAGCCTGGAACAGTACATGTCTGCACATGGTCTGCCattttttatgttgttgctCAATGGTCTTCTTCACAATACCTGCAGAACTGTCGAAACTGGGCTAGACGGTGGGCGGGAGTATGTTTTCCGATTGGAGGCATAAGAATTGAAGTTAGACAAATGCAATAGACAGAAGAGGGATTTAAGAAACAAAGGAAAACATTCAAACTTATTTTAAAATGTGGACATTCCAGTGAGCTCCTCTAAAAAAAATTCTCCACCCACTGAACAAACATTGGTGATCCATCCTGAACAGACATTGTGTTATGAGCCTTTAAGGAGTCTACCCCACCCCCTCAGCATAAAGGgatccatcaacacacacatctgtcactgcacacacaggacacagaatCCCCTGTGTTGCCACAATGTTTATCAGAGACACCAGGAAGACCAGCAACCCACCAAACAGCCCTGTCACCGGTGGCATTATCCAGACTGGACTGGGAGCTGCCAGCCTCACCAATACTGTCCCCATAAAATGACAGGTGGTTGTCATGGTCATCAATGCTATCAAGCGGCAAAACATTTCTTGACATGATTCTGCTATAATTGTCACCAAAATGTTCATATTTTCACTCACCCTTGCAAATGCatcttgcacacatacacatttacaagaCAGGTTAAATTCGACTGACATGGTAAATAAGGTTAAACAAGGCATTACCCAAAAGTGAAATTGTAGTCGTTTAATCAGATAAATGAAGTAAAAGATGAATTAACTGGCATGACAAAAACTCAGACGACTATACACAAACATCTTGAATACATTGCATGCAATTTTAGGAGTAACAGGTGTATTGGGCATAAATCACAATGCAGAGAAAATACACAGATTATACAACATcatcaaaagttttttttaaagaagtacTGAACACTTATGACAGTAGACTGCTTTGTTTTATGTGATCGGACCATACAAATAAAGGGATAGTAATGTTATAAGTAACGAATACAAATCAGCACAACACTGGTTGCTCATGtaaataacaaaatgaaatgaaaagaaaaataacctACAACTTTGATGTATGGATGATATAATGTAAATTGTTAATATAATAATCTGTATTATAATCTGTAAATCTAAGAAAtgcacaaggagagagagacaaagagagagagagagggagagagggagagagagattgagagagggagagagggagagatctttACAGAGACCACAATGTAGTTCCCAAAACTCAACAGTCTCCATGAGGAGTCATCAGTGTGGTGTTGTGCAGTCAAACGTTTGGACTCAAGAGTTGTGCTTGGAGGAGAGCTGCAAGGCTAGATTGTGTTCTTGCTCCCTGTGGTCATTCCTGGACGTCCTCCCTGCTGTCATTTGTCAAACCATGTATTCATAGAAATACACTTAATGTATTATCTATGTATGTAGCTTTATTGtatacatttagttttttactCATTTGGGGAATATTCGTTTTTAacataataatacatttcattttgtttgtcttcttttttaAAGAGGACAACATAGAACAATATATGTCACACTAGTATTGTATTCAAGAATGCAGTACAAGCATTGATTTTATTATGTTAACTACTGCAGCCTATGCTTGTCTCTCCCAttgaatgaattattattaaagACCAAACTGCCATTCATTGAGGTTGTTGACTACACTGAAGCTATTGTCTGTACCTATGTGCTCACATGCCTCACAAAGAGGTTGTAAGAATTCTTGTTCTCTTTTCGTAAGGTGAGGTGTGGCCTTGAAATATTTCCGCCATCTAAAGTATTGCTTGTACATGTCATCATTCAGAACCAACTGAAGCAGGTATTCAGCCAATGCCTTTGGATCAGAGAAGTCATCAACATGGATGAAGGAGTCTGCAGGAAAAAACTGTTCATAGTTCTCCCTTGGAGGACCCATGACTACAGGTACAGTCCCAGCGACCAGAGGTCCATTGACCTTTTCTGTGATGTAGTCTTGGTATAGGGAGTTCTCAAAGGCCAGATAAAATTTACAACTGGCAATAGTGGGGTAGTACTCGTCGGGGCTTAACGGGCGCTTTGAAGCTCCGCCATACATTTCCACATTTATGTATTTGGTCAGGTTTTGGACATATGCTGTCCGTGTTGCTGTTCCGGTGCGATGGCTCATGTTACTCACGATCCAACAAACCATTTTGTCTTTCCTGGGAACGACAAACTCTTCAGCCGTCCTCGCGATGCTTACTTCATTGCGCACGGTTATGTCGGCATCACGCCGATAGGTAAGGGTCAAATTGAATAGGCCACCAAAACCCGCTCTCCTGACAGTGTTTCTTGGAGACTCTACATGGTACCAGATCCACTTCTGGAAGTCTGGCCGAGGAGCATGAGGCATGTTTGCGAGATTCCATTGAATACTCTTGTGGGAGAATATGATAGCATCGGATACATTGTACAAGGACCTATCACCTGTCAGAACACAGTTATTGATGTTAAAGTAGGTCTCACAGTCTGCAGGATCAATTTGGATACCAAAAGGCCAGAACCACACTAAAAGAATGGGCTTATCCAGGTCTTTCATTGCCACAGGCCCAGGCGATTGGTCCTCCACATCAGAGACTGGGTGGCCGGAAAACAGCATGAAGTATGCCAAGCACAGGCCAGAGAACGCAAGGAAGGTCAAGATAATTATCTTGTGAGAGTATGTGGACATCATGGCTTCCTAaagaaatatttacaatgaGTTGTTAATATGTTTACAAAATTGTAATCTAGGATTCACATAATGTATTCTGCAATGTTAATGTATTTATGTTACATATGCAAACctaagtatacaaatgtgttcAACTCATCTTCTCAATGGCTTTCTTGATATGTAATAAACAAAATAGATAGTGTTTGATTTGTATGTCTTGTATCTTTGCACATATTGGGGAACAGGGGGGGTGTAGACCCTATCTTAGTTATTTGCAAACCCCCCTCCAGACCCACACAGACTGCACTCAATCAAAACAAAGCTTTTTACGGCGTTGTCAATTGTATCTATTCAACTTCCAATCAATTTGACCCGTGAGAAGTTTgaggaaatgaatgaaatagTTAGATTAGACCTTATCAGCTGGCTCAATACTGCCCTGAGACAAGTGTGCCTTTGGCAGAGAAAAGATAAAGAATCACTGACGTACTATATACAGGTACATTGCACACTTACCACCAGACAAACAAGTATGCCTTTTAACACAATCAGTGTTGTACTGCTATACGAGAGACTGACCCCACATGATCCATTGAGGTATTCTATACGTTTTTGAAGCACCCCCAAAAAGTTCAACctcaaatcagaaaaagttgggacggtatagaaaatgcaaataaaaaacgaaagcagtgatttataaatgtaccttgacttgtatttcaacacttgacagtatgaacacaagatatttcatgttttgtctggtcaactatttacatttaatttgtaaatatacatccattcctgccattcaggcctgcaacacattccaaaagaAGTTGGGACGGGGGCAATTTAGAggtagtaatgaggtagaatcattaaataatgatgtgatttgaaactagtgatgtcaacaggtcattgtaatcatgatttggtacaaaagcagctcccaggaaaggcctagtcctttTGGAGCAAAGATGGGCCGAGGATCGCCAGTTTGCCAGCAGATGCATGAGcaaattattgaaatgtttaaaaacaaggtttctcaaagaaagatgggaggggatttggatattttaccCTCCACGGTGCACAACATAACTAAAAGATTTAAagaatctggaggaatttcagcTCCTTCGACTTCTCTGGGCTCGGAGGGATCTGGGATGtaccatcacacagtggaaacgtgTATGTTGGTCAGATGAATCAGTATTTAAggtcttttttggaagaaatggatGCCGTGTGCTTCGGACCACAGAAGAAAAAgaccatccagactgttaccagcaaGAAGTCCAAAAGCTAGGGACTCTCATGTTATtgggttgtgtcagtgcccttggcaaaggtaacttacacttCTGTGATTTCAACAGGaaaatgcaaaaccacattctgcacacattttcaaaggcatggctggggaaggagagggtaatggactggcctgcctgcattTCTGGGTAAATGCCACGACACACCTTCGCCCAGGGGCAGCGCCAGGGGGGCGCTAGGgtgtgctatagctccccctgggttagccatagcacccccaagaaaataatggtttattgtttcctatggtacggcgcgccttgcgtgtgcgccttttctccgccacgcgttgcgtctttctagcgttttttagatgcgcttaaaagttgaactattctcaactttccagcgcaaggcgcggaggcgcaccgctcatcaatgtcacactcggcccaggcaggttgcgcacgcagctcggcttcctaggcgccgggcaaaacagcctggtgcctcTGCGGCTGTTTtccccgccgcactttgccaagatgtttttgaagcgtctacgtttttagaaacgcgtttggtgtgtttcagccctaatgataataatacaatcgatTTGTATatcgcttttcatggaccccaaagacgcgtTTGAGAGCAAATATGTAAAGAGATGacagacgatatggtggggaggtgttgtagtagagaaccaagTGGTACATtttactgtcccaactttttttttaaatatgttgaaTAAGAATCGAAATTGAATTAAGTGTAGATTTTTATAAAACAATACgattcatgaggtaaaacataaaataatgtgctgttgtattgttttcaatgtaatacaaGTCAAAGATAATTAccaaatcactgttttcagttttaattttaatttaacataccgtcccaactttttctgatttggggttgtacaaacacatacatctaCCCCAGCCAGAACCAACAGCAGCCACCATGACCATAGGGTTATTCACAACAGCCACCATGCCCATAGGGTTATTCACAACAGCCGCCATGCCCATAGGGTTATTCACAACAGCCGCCATGCCCATAGGGTTATTCACAACAGCCACCATGCCCATAGAGTTATTCACAACAGCCGCCATGCCCATAGAGTTATTCACAACAGCCACCATGACCTTAGGGTTATTCACAACAGACGCCATGCATAGGGTTATTCACAACGTATGATCTTGACTGCTCTGTTGTTTCATATGTGAAGAAAAACGGAAACATTCTATACATTCAGCAATGTTTTCCCCATCACACGCCATCAAAGACAAAGTTTTGCAAATCACAAATAAATCGAGTCTGAGGTATTCAAGATAATTCAAGGACAACGCCACGTACCTACAGGAGTTGATGCCAGCTTGAAATGGAGCTCTTTGGAAAACAGCAACAGCAATATTTTGCACGTAGCATGAACGCGCGTGCACTGCTTTTAAGTAGAAGGGGAGAGTTGTGACGAAAGTAACTCTTTAATTTAATGTAACTTACAAAAAGATCGTAAGAAACAGAAAGCCAATATTTAGTGACTTACAAACTACAGCTGTCCGCTGTCAAAAACAGCTGCATTTATAGACCTGGAGAAAATCGTTCACATATAATTTGAGAAACACTGGAACAATGTTACTTTGTCCCTCCTCGTCCTTATGAAACCTCCCACAACGACATTACAACATCATGGAATTTGATTGTAATTTGAAGGGGGAGAAAACATACgaaccagaacgcacgcacatatgtagcatgttagagttaaaataaaaaaataaaaatttttaaagtatttttttttttacagtttttctcgattgcttaatcacaattttgactgcttggTTTTGTTCttcaatacacctcacacaattagcacaaccacacacccaatgagcaaaacacctcagatccattgcaaaattaAACACTCTtgttttgttaccatatgaaacacacacgttgcatatgactgaattctgtttgtaccacttacacactgctgttataaacctaaaacacttttagcaattctactcagtgattagagtagtgtaagtgaagtacacagagaaagtgccaatatacaatacattcaacaaacactacacaagaccaatactgcagactgatgaaaatattatttaattctctccatatacccaaatcagtcaacatgtcaacatggagaatcacatcACAAAAGCAGCTCccaggaaaggcctagtccttAGATGGGCCGAGGATCGCCAGTTTGCCAGCAGATGCATGAGcaaattattgaaatgtttaaaaacaaggtttctcaaagaaagatgggaagggatttggatattttaccctccacggtgcacaacataattaaaagattcaaggaatcaGGAGGAATTTCAGCTC
Encoded here:
- the LOC105907556 gene encoding 4-galactosyl-N-acetylglucosaminide 3-alpha-L-fucosyltransferase 9-like — encoded protein: MMSTYSHKIIILTFLAFSGLCLAYFMLFSGHPVSDVEDQSPGPVAMKDLDKPILLVWFWPFGIQIDPADCETYFNINNCVLTGDRSLYNVSDAIIFSHKSIQWNLANMPHAPRPDFQKWIWYHVESPRNTVRRAGFGGLFNLTLTYRRDADITVRNEVSIARTAEEFVVPRKDKMVCWIVSNMSHRTGTATRTAYVQNLTKYINVEMYGGASKRPLSPDEYYPTIASCKFYLAFENSLYQDYITEKVNGPLVAGTVPVVMGPPRENYEQFFPADSFIHVDDFSDPKALAEYLLQLVLNDDMYKQYFRWRKYFKATPHLTKREQEFLQPLCEACEHIGTDNSFSVVNNLNEWQFGL